One window of Desulfarculus baarsii DSM 2075 genomic DNA carries:
- the thiD gene encoding bifunctional hydroxymethylpyrimidine kinase/phosphomethylpyrimidine kinase has product MPTARVLIIAGSDSGGGAGIQADVKAATVLGGHAMTVVTALTAQNSLGVSAVHAAPLDFVRAQFHAVVGDIGADALKTGMLHSAELVELVAELAAPLAAPLVVDPVMVAKGGDRLLAIEAIEALRRRLLPLAALVTPNLDEAEAILGRTVRDRPAMEWAARQLVELGAQAALVKGGHLAGDPGDALFDGRQAYFFSAPRLHTPHTHGTGCTLATAIATLLAQGQALVPAVERARLLVRRGIAASQPLGAGHGPVVARADLDPLLSLGQTLDSALQLLPADQAARLRAASPQELAERLARAGKEA; this is encoded by the coding sequence ATGCCCACGGCCAGGGTGTTGATCATCGCCGGCAGCGACTCGGGCGGCGGCGCGGGGATCCAGGCCGACGTCAAGGCCGCCACGGTCCTGGGCGGCCACGCCATGACCGTGGTCACCGCCCTCACCGCCCAGAACAGCCTGGGCGTCAGCGCCGTCCACGCCGCGCCGCTGGATTTCGTGCGCGCCCAGTTCCACGCCGTGGTGGGCGACATCGGCGCCGACGCGCTCAAGACGGGCATGCTGCATTCGGCCGAGCTGGTCGAGCTGGTGGCCGAGTTGGCGGCCCCGCTGGCCGCGCCGCTGGTGGTCGACCCGGTGATGGTGGCCAAGGGCGGCGACCGCCTGCTGGCCATCGAGGCCATCGAGGCCCTGCGCCGCCGGTTGTTGCCCCTGGCCGCCCTGGTCACGCCCAATCTCGACGAGGCCGAGGCCATCCTGGGCCGGACCGTGCGCGATCGGCCGGCCATGGAGTGGGCCGCCCGCCAGTTGGTGGAATTGGGGGCCCAGGCGGCCCTGGTCAAGGGCGGCCACCTGGCCGGCGACCCTGGCGACGCCCTTTTTGACGGCCGGCAAGCCTATTTTTTCAGCGCCCCGCGCCTGCACACACCCCACACCCACGGCACCGGCTGCACCCTGGCCACGGCCATCGCCACCCTTTTGGCCCAGGGCCAAGCCCTGGTCCCGGCCGTGGAGCGGGCCCGGCTGTTGGTGCGCCGGGGCATCGCCGCGTCCCAACCCCTGGGCGCCGGCCACGGCCCGGTGGTGGCCCGGGCCGACCTGGACCCGCTGCTGAGCTTGGGCCAGACCCTTGATTCCGCCCTGCAACTGTTGCCCGCCGACCAGGCCGCGCGCCTGCGCGCCGCCAGCCCCCAAGAGCTGGCCGAGCGCCTGGCCCGCGCTGGAAAGGAAGCCTGA
- a CDS encoding MlaE family ABC transporter permease has product MGGLSEAGEIVLLLAQAALWLLRPPWRMRLVLKQMEFVGNKSINVVMLTGAFTGGVFALQSYYGFSLFGAESLVGSTVALALTRELGPVLTSLMVTGRAGSAMAAEIGTMRVTEQIDALYVMAVNPVQYLVLPRVLAAVIMLPALTIVANFIGILGGYAVGVGMLGINEGVFVAKIIEYVEFDDIGMGLVKSAIFGLILSLIGCYKGFYTSGGAEGVGRATTEAVVLASVLILAADYALTAIMF; this is encoded by the coding sequence ATGGGCGGCCTGAGCGAGGCCGGCGAGATCGTCCTGCTGCTGGCCCAGGCGGCGCTGTGGCTGCTGCGGCCGCCGTGGCGCATGCGGTTGGTGCTCAAGCAGATGGAGTTCGTGGGCAACAAGAGCATCAACGTGGTCATGCTCACCGGCGCCTTCACCGGCGGCGTCTTCGCCCTGCAAAGCTATTACGGCTTTTCGCTGTTCGGGGCCGAGAGCCTGGTCGGCTCGACGGTGGCCCTGGCCCTGACCCGCGAGCTGGGCCCGGTGCTGACTTCGCTGATGGTCACCGGCCGGGCCGGCAGCGCCATGGCCGCCGAGATCGGCACCATGCGCGTCACCGAGCAGATCGACGCCCTCTACGTCATGGCCGTCAATCCCGTGCAATATCTGGTGCTGCCCCGGGTGCTGGCGGCGGTGATCATGCTGCCGGCGCTGACGATCGTGGCCAACTTCATCGGCATCCTGGGCGGCTACGCGGTGGGCGTGGGGATGCTGGGCATCAACGAGGGCGTTTTCGTGGCCAAGATCATCGAATACGTCGAGTTCGACGACATCGGCATGGGCCTGGTCAAGTCGGCCATCTTCGGGCTGATCCTCTCGCTGATCGGCTGCTACAAGGGCTTTTACACCTCTGGCGGGGCCGAGGGCGTGGGCCGGGCCACCACCGAGGCCGTCGTGCTGGCCAGCGTGCTGATCCTGGCCGCCGACTACGCCCTGACGGCGATAATGTTTTGA